One Cuculus canorus isolate bCucCan1 chromosome 1, bCucCan1.pri, whole genome shotgun sequence DNA segment encodes these proteins:
- the PHLDA1 gene encoding pleckstrin homology-like domain family A member 1 — protein sequence MLESGCKAVKEGVLEKRSDGLLQLWKKKRCILTEEGLLLIPPKQQPPPQQQQQEQPPLPAEPAAKIKELHFSNMKTVDCVERKGKYVYFTVVMAEGKEIDFRCAQEQGWNAAITLQMVQYKNRQAILAVRSTRQKQQHLAQPHGPRLRSASNSA from the coding sequence ATGCTGGAGAGCGGCTGCAAGGCGGTGAAGGAGGGCGTGCTGGAAAAGCGGAGCGACgggctcctgcagctctggaagAAGAAGCGCTGCATCCTCACCGAGGAGGGGCTGCTCCTCATCCCCCCCAagcagcagccgccgccgcagcagcagcagcaagagcagccgCCGCTGCCCGCCGAACCGGCGGCCAAGATTAAGGAGCTTCACTTCTCCAACATGAAGACGGTGGACTGCGTGGAGCGGAAGGGCAAGTACGTGTACTTCACGGTGGTGATGGCCGAGGGAAAAGAGATCGACTTTCGGTGCGcgcaggagcagggctggaacGCGGCGATCACGCTGCAGATGGTGCAGTACAAGAACCGTCAGGCCATCCTCGCCGTGCGCTCCACCcggcagaagcagcagcacctggcGCAGCCCCACGGGCCGCGGCTCCGCAGCGCCTCCAACTCCGCCTAG